CGGACGGCCTGACGGGGGGATGTCGATTTGATGATTTTGGTAAGGCTATGAAGCCTTTGGGCGTAGTCATATCACCCAAGGTTCATCTTGATGTGCGATCACGATTGTCGTCATTTGAGGCGCAGGACCGCACAATTGTCACCCCCCAGTCGCTGCGGTCTTAGCGGCCGGCGCCCCAAAAGCCGGCCGCTCCCCTGGGGGCTATACCCCTTGTGCTAGGTCTTTTGGACGAGTTGAGGACTTCGCAGTCCGGAGTACAATGGTGTTCTCCTAAGTCGAGCGTAGAAGAGGTTACGTCTTAGGAGGGGCCCGCGCAGGGGGAAAAGGCGCGGGCCTTTTTATTTTGCAGCACAGCATCAAAAAAGGTGATGCTATTTACAAAATTTCATGCATGTTCGCCGCGGGCTGGGGCGAGACATGATTCCAAAAAACAACGATGGTTGCGCGGATGATCTTCCGAACGGAGACGATTATTCAGAGCTTACCGATGGCGAACTCGAAGAGCTCGCTTTTGTGCTGATCGAGGCACTGACAATTCCGCCGCTGTCGGCCTGTTCCAGGTCGGGTATTGCGGACCTTGCCCCACAACTACCATCGGAATGAAGGGGAAGGTAGTTCCCGCCCTCCATGACCCGAGCTCAGCCTCCGGCGGCCGCTTCCAGGCCGGCGATATCGAACACCATCCTTCAGCATGGCCTCGGTGAGCCGATTCTTCCGCCGACCGCCGATAGTCCGTGTTTTCGCCGCAACGTCTGTGTTAGGAGGCGTCCCACACGAGACGATGAGATAGACCGATGCTTCCCTGGATACAGCTTGACCGCGCAACCATTCCCGGCGAGGGCGGCGAATTGCGCCTGAAGCAGCGCGGAGCCGAATTTTCGATCATGCTCGGTTCGACGGAGTTGATGAACAGCCGGCTGAGCGGTTCGGAAGAGGCGCTGGCGACGCTCTCCTGTGAGCGGATTGCCGGGCGGAAAAATACCCACATGCTGATCGGAGGCCTCGGCATGGGGTTTACGCTGCGGGCGGCCCTGGGAGCCCTGTCGGACGATACCAGGGTCACCATCGCGGAACTGGTTCCGGCCGTGGTCGACTGGGCGCGCGGGCCGATGGCGGAGTTTCACAAGGGGACGCTCGACGATCCGCGTGTCGATATTCATGTCGGCGATGTCGGTGCGCTGATCCGGTCGCGCGACGCCGCTTACGATGCCATCCTGCTCGATGTCGACAACGGCCCCGACGGGCTTACGCGTGCTTCCAACGACAGCCTTTATAACCACACCGGGCTTCGAGCCGCCAAGGCTGCGCTGCGCGACAACGGCGTCCTGGCCGTCTGGTCGTCAGCGCCGGATGCCGCCTTCACCCGGCGGCTGCGGGACGTGGGATTTGCCGCCGAGGAGGTTTATGTGCGTGCCAATGGCAAGCGCGGTGGCCGCCACGTCCTGTGGATGGCCACCAACCGGCAGTAGGTCTGCAACGGCCAGTCCGCGGGAGCTTCGAAGAGCGGCACTACCGCACTCATTTCGCCCCGTCTTCATGCTCCAGTGAGCCTGAGGCGGACGGCAAGAGCGAAAAGAGATGGGCGTTCATCGCCGCCTGCGCCCATTCGGGATTGCGGGCCTTGAGCGCCGCGAGGATTTCCCGATGCTGGGCATGGGTGCGGCGGGTGCGCACTTCGACCGGCTCCGAATAGCGGTTGAAGATCGAGGCCGGCAGTTCCAGCGAAGAGGCCAGGATCTTTTCGAGCCGCGGGCTTTCGGCGGCAGCGGCGATCACCGCGTGGAATTCGCCGTTGAGCTTGTCGAACCCTTCGAGATGTTCGTTCCAGCCGAGTTCCTCGAACTGGGTCTCCATCAACCGTTCCAGCTCCTGCAGCCGCTGCAGCTCGGCTTCCGAGATGCGGGTGGCAGCGCGGCTGGTCGCATGACCTTCGAGAATGGCACGCAGCCGAAAGATCTCGACCGCGTCGTCGAGCGAAAAATCCGCGACGATCCCCCGCCGGTAACGTTCCAGCACCACGAGGCCCTCGGCATTCAGCCGGTTCAAAGCCTCGCGGATCGGCGTGCGGGAAACGCCGATCGCGGCGGCGAGCTGGTTTTCGAGCAGCTTGTCACCGGAGCGCATCTCGCCGGTGAGGATCAGGTGCCGGATGCGATGATAGGCGGTTTCGACGGCGCTCTGCGTCGCCCCGTCCTTCGCTCCGTCTCTGGTTGTCTCGTTGGTCAAGCGGCCACCTTTTCCTTGTCGTGATGATGATGCGGGAAAATATGACAATCGTCTATCGTCAAAAAGTGTATACCAGACGAGCGTACCTGGTGGGGTGATGGCGGATATTTCTTGACTTCCGCCTGAAAGGTATACAAAGATCCTTTCAGGAGGCCTGATAAGGCAATCGGCTTCGGCCGAGGGAGGAGACCACCATGACGCAAGCCCGCAAACCTTTTATCGTCGGTATCGGCGGGACCCAGCGCCCCGGCTCGAGTTCCGAGCTCGCCCTGCGCCATTGCCTCGCCGCTGCCGAAAGGGCCGGCGCGGAAACCGACCTCATCTGCGGTGCGGCGCTCGAACTGCCACTCTTCGATCCGGGCGTGACGCACCGCACTCCGGCCGCCCTTCGTCTTCTTCAGTCCCTTCGTCGCGCCGACGGCATCATCATTGCAACGCCGAGCTATCACGGCGGCATGTCCGGCATGATCAAGAACGCCATCGACTATACGGAAGATATGCGCGAGGACGCCCGTTCCTATTTCGAGGGCCGCGCCGTCGGCTGCATCGTCTGCGCCGCCGGCGACCAGGCGCTCGGTGCGACGCTGATCGGCCTGCGCTCGGTCGTGCATGCGCTGCGCGGCTGGCCGACCCCCTACGCGGCGACCATCAAATCCAACGAGAAACCTTTCGTCGACGGCAAACCAGCTCGCCGCGAGGTTGCCCAGCCGCTCGAGATCGTCGCTTCGCAGGTCGTCAGCTTTGCCGAAATGGCGATGGCCAGCCGCGTCGACGACGTCGCACCGCGCCTCGTCGCCAGCAACTGATCCAATTTCAATCGTCGTCGGATCCGTTTTGCCTTCATCCGGGCGACGGTCCCAGCGGAGCTTTCCATGAAGTTCAATTTCTTCCACCTGATGCCTTATCCCGATTACGACAAGCTGCCGCATGAATGGCCGGTCAGCACGCACGGGATCGACAGCACCCGCATCCAGGCGCTCTACAACGAATATCTCGATGAGATGGTCGACGCGGAGAACTACGGTTTCGACTGGGTGGGCTGCAACGAGCACCATTTCAGCCCCTACGGCCTGATGTCGAACCCGAACCTGATCGCCGGCGCGCTCGCCCGCCAGACGTCCAAGGCGAAGATCGCCATCGTCGGCAACCTTCTGCCGCTCCTGAACCCGGTCCGCGTCGCCGAAGAATATGCGATGATCGACGTGATGTCGGGCGGGCGCCTTGTCGCCGGTTTCCTGCGCGGCATTCCGCACGAATACATCGCCTACAACATCCCCCCGAGCGAATCCCGCAGCCGTCTGCGCGAAGCGACCGAACTGATCATCAAGTGTTGGACCGAAGACGAGCCCTTCGGATGGGAAGGCGAGCATTATCAGTTCCCGGCCGTCTCGATCTGGCCGAAGCCCATCCAGAAGCCGCATCCGCGTATCCTGATGTCAGCCAGCAACGCGGAATCGGCCGAGTTCGTCGCCAAGATGCGTGCGATCATGGGCATCACGCTGATCCAGGACCTGTCGATCGCCAAGGCCGCCATCGAGAATTTCAAGAAGACCGCACGCTCCTACGGCTGGGAGCCGACACCGGACGACATCCTGGTCGGCCAGCAGATCTGCATCGCCGATACGGACGAGGAGGCGAGGCACCACATGGCCGCCGCCCAGACCTACTTCCACCAGACGCTGATGCGCCCGCAGCGCTCCGCCCAGCAACTCGTTCTCGGGCAGAGCCGCTACTACACCGAGGCCGACGCCGGCGAAAACTTCCAGAAGCGCCTCGCAACGTTGCGCGGCCGTACAGTGGAAGAGCAGATAGAAGCCGGTTCGATCATCTGCGGTAGCCCTCAGTCGGTCATCAGGCAGATCAAGCGCCTGCGCCAGGAACTGGATTGCGGCCTGCTGAACCTGACGGTCAAGGTCGGCAACATGCCGGGCAGCGTCGTTCGCCGTGGCATGGAACTGTTCCGCGACCGCGTCGCGCCTGAAGTCGCTGGCCTGTAAGAGGAGTTTGACCCATGAGCTTTGAATTGAAGACGATCGAGCTTTCCGGCGGCAGGCTCTCCTATCATGTCGGCGGCACGGGGCAGCCGGTTGTCTACCTGCATGCTGCTGGCGGCGTGATGCTGACCGAGCCGTTGAGGGCGCTGACCGGTAACCACACGGTCTATGCACCGATCTGCCCGGGCTTCGACGGCACCGAGCCGAACGAAAGCCTGAAGACGGTGCGGGACTGGGTGGCCATGGTCGCCGAGTTCGCCGAAAAGCTGGTCGGCCCGCGGTTCGACGTGATCGGCTCCTCCTTCGGCAGCTGGTCGGCCTTGTGGCTTGCTGCCGAGCGCCCAAAAATGGTCGACCACCTGATCCTCGGCGTGCCGGCCGGCTTCCGGTTCGAGGGCAAGGGCGGTTTGCCCGCCGATCCGGACGCGCGGTTCAAGGCGCTCTACGCCCATCCGCAAAAGATCAAGTCGGCGCCGAAATCGCCTGAAGTCATGGCCAACAACGGCAAAACTTACGAGCGCCTCGCCAATAATGTTCAGGTTGACGAGGCACTGAGTGCCCGCCTGCCCTCGATCGAGGCGGTGACGCTGATCCTGCTCGGCACCGAAGACAAGGTCGTGCCGGCGGAGGCCGGCGCGCACCTGAAGCGCAACATCCCGACCTCGCAGCGTGCCTTCATCTTCGACGCCGCCCATTCGATCGAGGTCGACCAGCCGGAGCGCACGTTGCGGCTCTGGGCCGACTTCCTGAAGCGCGGCCCCGGCTACGTGCTCAACCAGGGACCGGAAGCCGCCTGACGCTATTCCCTTCCCAGGGAAGCCTGGCCCAGACCCCGGTCTGGGCCTTTTTCTTGCGAGACTTTGCACTTTCCCTTATTCCGGTCGGCGCTCGGTTCTCGTCGAGAGAGGAAGGCTTTCCAAGCCGATTTCCACAGACCATAATTTTCAACATTGACGGATATAATATGTCTATTATGAATTGATTTGCGTTTCGCTTCAGGATGGCCCAAGAGCCGCATGCGGAATGCCATCGTCCGGGATATGTGGGACGATGTGAATGGGAGGAATGGCATGATCGGCGAAGACGTCAGGCGCAAGGAAGACAACCGGTTGATCACCGGCAAGGGCCAGTATGCCGACGACCTCAAATTCGAAAACACCGCCTATGCCGCCTTCGTGCGTTCGCCGCATGCCCATGCGATCATCCGCAGCATCGACACGTCCGCCGCCCGCGACATGCCGGGCGTGCTCGCCGTCCTGACCGGCGAGGATATCGTCGCCGCCGGCATCGCGCCGATCCCGCATGCGATCGGCAGTTCGCAGTTCGGATCCGACATCCGTATCAAGAACTATGACGGCACAGAGCGCGCCCGCACCCATCACCAGGCGCTGCCGACCGACCGGGCCCGCTTCGTCGGCGAGGCGGTCGCCATGGTGATCGCCGAGAGCACCGATCTCGCCAAGGATGCCGCGGAAGCGATCGAGATCGACTGGGAGGAGCTGCCTTCCGTCGTGCGCGGCGTCGACGCGCTGGAAGAGGGTGCCCCGCAGCTCTGGGACCATGTTCCGGGCAACAAGGCGATGGACGGCGAAGTCGGCGAGAGGGCCGGCACTGAGCAAGCTTTCGCCAAGGCCGCTCATGTCCTCGAATTCACCAGCTGGGCGCAACGCGTCACCGGCGTCCATATGGAGCCGCGTTCCTCCGCCGCCGAATACGACCCGGAGACCGGCAAGTTCACCATCCACGCCTCCGGCGGCCATGGCGTGGTGATGATGCGTGAGCAGATCGCTGCGTCTCTCGGCGTCGACATGGCCTTCGTGCGGGTCGTCGCGCCCCGCGATGTCGGCGGCAATTTCGGCACCCGCAATGCCACCTATCCGGAATTCGTGCTTTTGCCCTACGCCGCCAAGCTCACTGGCCGGCCGGTCAAACACCAGGCGGAGCGCATCGAAGCGTTCCTGTCGGATTTCCAGGGCCGCGACCTGCATGTGAAGGCAAAGCTTGCGCTCGACGAAAACGGCAAGTTCCTGGCTTTCCACTCGGTCAATACCAGCAATATCGGCGCCCATACGGTGTCCTACACGCCCCTCAACAAGGGCATCCAGCTGATGACCAGCCTTTACCGGGTGCCGGTCGCGCATGTGGAATTCCGCGCGGCCATGTCGAATACCGTGCCGACCATCCCCTACCGCAGCGCCGGCCGTCCGGAAGCCATGTACATCATCGAGCGGATGATCGACCTTGCCGCCCGCAAGTTCGGTTTCGACCGGGTGGAGCTGCGCCGCATCAACATGATCCCGGAAGAGGCTTCGCCCTATTCGAACCCGATGGGCGTCACCTATGACAATGGCGACTATATCGGCTGCATGGACAAGGTGCTCGACATGGCCGACTGGAAGGGGTTCGAGGCGCGCCGCGCAGAAGCCCGCAAGCGCGGCATGTATCGTGGTATCGGCCTTTCCAACTATATCGAGGGCACCAGCGGCGTGCCGCGCGAGCGGGCCGAGATCACCGTCGATCCGACCGCCGGCATCGTCGATGTCGTTATCGGCACCCAGAACACGGGGCAGGGGCACGAGACGGCATTCGCCCAGCTGGTCGGGTCCTTCCTCGGCATTTCCCACGAGGTGGTGCAGATTCGCGCCAGCGATACGGATTTCGTCTCGGCCGGCGGCGGTTCGCATTCCGGCCGCTCGTTGCGCTTCGCGAGCATCGTCATGCACAAGGCGACTGCCGAGATCATCGAACGCGGCCGCAGGATCGCCGCCTTCATGCTGAACGTCGCGCCGGAAGAGATCGACTTCGCCGAGGGTCATTTTCGCGCCCGTGGATCGAACGGCGTCGTCAGCCTGTTCGAGGCGGCGCAGGCTGCGGAAAACGATCTCGGCCTGCCGGACGAGCTGCGGGGTTCGCTCGCGGCGATTTCCGACGAGACCACCCACGGGCTGGCCTACCCCTATGGTGCGGCGGTCTGCGAAATCGAGATCGATCCGGAAACCGGTTTCTTCCATATCCCGCGTTACTCGACCGTCGATGACGTTGGCAAGGCGCTGAACCCGATGATCGTCGACGGCCAGACCCATGGCGGCATCGTCCAGGGCGCCGGTCAGGCACTGTTCGAATGGTCGCATTACGACCGCGAGACCGGCCAGAACCTGTCGGCGACCTTCATGGACTACCAGGTGGCCCGTGCGTCCGATTTCCCGAGCTTCGACACCCATATCAGCGAAGTGCCGGCAAAAAGCCATCCGCTCGGTTTCCGTCCGGGCGGCGAGGGTGGTACGACACCGTCGCTCGGCGTGACGATCAACTCCATCACCGATGCACTCGCCGATCTCGGCGTGACCCATATCGAAATGCCGGCAACGCCCTCCCGTATCTGGGAAGCGATCCGGGCGGCAAAAGCCAAACAAGAAGCGTGAGGAGAAAGCATTGCCCGACGTCCTGATCAATACCCGGGGGAACGTCCTCGAGATCACTCTCAACCGTCCCGACAAGGGCAATGCGCTGACGCCCGAGATGGCGCAGGCCATCACCGCCGCGCTGAAGTCTCTGTCGCCGGAAACCCGCGTCGTGCTGATGAACGCCAAGGGCGGCGATTTCTGCACCGGCCGCAGCGCCGCCATGCCGGCAGCCGGCAGCCGCGCCACCGCGCTCGACCTGCGCACCGCGATTTCCGATCCGGTCCTCGATTTCTATGAAGTGCTGCGCGAAATCCCGGTTCCGTTCATCACCGCCATCCGCGGCAGGGCCGCCGGCGTAGGCTGCGCCATCGCCGCGCTTGCGGACGTCGCGATCGCCGCCGAAAGCGCCACGTTCCAAGTGCCGGAAATGAATCACGACATCGCCCCGACGCTGGTGCTCAACGCGCTCGCCGATCGGGTTTCCCGCGCCACGCTGGCCCGCATGGTGTTCACCCGCGACGTGATCCCCGCGACCGAAGCCAAGGTGCTCGGCATCGTCGGCGTCACGGTCGCCGATGCCGGCATCGATGCGGAAGTGGAACGCGTCGTCGGCCAGCTCGAGAAGAACTCGGTCCCAACCGTTCGCGGCATCAAGGCCTTCCTCTCGATGAGCCCGGAAACCTCCTTCGCCTCGCGCAAGGAACTGGCCGCGCTGATCAACTGTGTGGCGACGGCGGAGAAGTTCCGGTAGGTGTCATCGGCTGCTGCCCCCTGACCCGGCCTCCGCTTTGCCCGGTCACCCTCTCCCGGAGGGGAGGGGATGATCGGCCGCGGCAAGGCACAAATATCGTCTCCCCAGCGGGGAGAAGGTGGCCCGAAGGGTCGGATGAAAGGGAGCTGCCGTGAGAAAACTCAGGCCCTAAGGGTCACGCCCCTTAAAGCGCCAGCCCCTCGGTGACCAGCGGAGCCAGCGCCTCCTTAGCCGCCGGCGAGATCTGCACGATCGACCGTGCATCGAGATCGAACACGACAGCGACCGACTGCATCGTGCCGAATACCCGGCCGCTGAACGGATCGACCATCCAGAAGATCAGCGACATGACGCGCTGGTCGGTCTTCTGCAACCCGCCCCAGATCTCGAAGCAGTCGCCAAGACGCGGGGTTTCGCCATAAAGGATGCGGAATTCCAGCACCGCGCCGCCGATCTTGCCGGGCGGCGTCTCGGCATGTTTGCTGACGATTTCGCGGATCGGGCCGGTGAGCTGCTTCACCCCGCCGCCGACCGCGCCGATGAATTTCTGCGGACCGAGGCGGTTGAATGCGTCGCAGGCTTCCGGCTCGATCAGGCTCATCGCGGTGCATTTCAGGCCGAGCGTGATCGCCCGATCGCGGGAGGCGCTGATCGTCACCGGTTCGTTGCTGGTGCCGCGGGCGAGCGCCTCCTTGGGAACGTCGACCAGCGAGGCGGAGGCCTTTTCGCGGAAGGCCGTTGGCCAGGGGCGAGGCGTCTTGAGGTCGGCCGTATCCACATGGGTTAGCCGCACCCTGAAGCTCGCGGCCAGCTGGCCGGAATGGCTGTTATAAAGCATCAGCACCGCAAACGCCGTCGTCTCGCCGATATCGAGGAAACCGGCGGTCATATGCAGCGACGTGCCCGCATGCGCTTCGCGGTGGAAGCGGATATGATGCTCGTTATAGGCGATCGTGGTGGCCGACGTTGGCGAGAAAAGGCCGGGCAGGCCGTTGAAGCCGAAAAGCACTGCAAGGCCTTCGTTGGCACGGGCGACATAATACTGGGTGTTCCAGTGGGCGTTCTCGTCCACTTCCCACTGGCGCACGCTGCCGCGCCAGACCTCGATCATTTCGCCTTGCTGTGCACTCACACCGGCTCCTCCTCCAGAACGATACGTCCCTTGACCGCACCTTTGGACAATCGGCTCATCGCGTCGTTGATTGATGATTTCGGCAGAGCCTCATAGGGGATGGCATCGAGTTTTCCGCTTTTGGCGAGCTCCACCAGATCCCGCAATTCCTGTAGCGAGCCGGTGATGCTGCCGATCAGGCTCAGGCCCCCTTGCGCCATGCGCATGGTCGGGATGGTGAGCTGGCCGCCGAACATGCCGACCATGATGATGCGGCCGCCGCGCGCCAGCGCCGGGAAGCAAAAGGCTGCCGTCTGGCTGTTGTTGACGAAATCGATGATGGTGCGCACCGGCCGGCCGACCGTATCGGCGATCCTCTTCGTCACGTCGTCGCCGGTCGAAGGCACCGCCTTGTGGGCGCCGGCATCGGTTGCGATCTTCAGTTTTTCTTCGGAGATATCGACCACAACGATATTCCGGTGCCCGAGCGCCTTCAGGATGACGATGCCGCTGAGGCCCAGCCCGCCGGCCCCAACCACGACGATCGCCTCGTCGGGGCGAACTGGCATCGCCTTGCGGATGGCAGAATAGGCGGTAAGGCCGGAGCAGGCATAGGTGGCGGCAAGTGCGGGGTCGAGATCACCGGTATCGATGAGATAGCGGCTATGCGGCACCACCACATGGCTGCCGAAACCGCCGGGCCTGCGCATGCCGAGCGGCCGGCCCTGCATGCAGAGGTTCTCCTGGCCGGCACGGCAGGTTTCGCACTCGCCGCAACCGAGCCACGGATAAACAAGCCTGACATCGCCAACCTTCACATCCGTCGCATCGGGGCCAATGGCGGTGACGGTGCCGAGGATTTCATGGCCGAGGGTGAGCGGGTGCTTCATCCCGATACTGTCGATCGACACTTGTTTGTCGCCCATGTCGAAAATGCCCTTCCACAGGGTCAGATCCGAATGGCAAAGCCCGCAATGAGACACCGAAACGACGACCTCGCTGCCGGTGGGCTGGGGCGTCGCCTCCTCGATTTCCCGCAACACTTCCGATGCCTCGAATACCTGCCATGACCGCATGATGCCGCTCCTCCCAGATGCATGAGAAATGAGTATCAGGCCGCCTGTTATGTGGCAATCGAGAAATGGGTGGTGGAGTTATTGGATGGGACAGCTGCCCGGAAAATTGGCAGGGGGCGGCGGCTCAAAATACGGCCGTCATCCTCGGGTCTAGACCGAGGATGACGGAGGGGAGGCACGGAGACCGCTACTCCTTCTCCTGCCCCTCGATCGCCGCCTCCGCTCCGGCAATCGCCTTATCCAGCAACTCCAGAAACGTCTGCCGCTCCTCCACAGACAAAAACCGCAGCAGGTCGGCCTCATGCTGCGGCAGCGAGGTTTCCACAAGGGCGGCGGCTTCAAGCCCTGCCTTGGTGAGCCGCAGTTCATAGACGCGGCCGTCATCGGCGGCGCGGTCGCGTTCGACGAGTTTGTGTTTGATGAGCGGACCGAGCGTCTGGACGAGCGTCGGCGGTTCGATGCGCAACCGCCTCGCGAGCGCGATCTGGCTGATGCCGGGATAACGGCGGATCAAGAGCAGCACGCCGCCCTGGACCGGGGTGACCGCAAGCGAGCGGGCGCGGAACCAGTTCTGCCAATGGTTGCCGAACAGCGCCTGCAGGCGGCGGATGCGGATGCCGACGACACCGTCGAGAAGGACGGCATGCCCGTCCCCCTCTGCCGATGGGTTGGGCTCCGAACTCATGTCTTGTCCCAGTTGCCGTAGACCTTCACGTCCATCGTGCCGATGCCTTCGAACGTGCCGTGCAGCACGTCGCCGGGAGCGATCGGGGCGACGCCTTCCGGCGTGCCGGTCATGATGATGTCGCCGGGATAAAGCGTATAGGCCTTGCTGGTGAATTCGATCAGCTTCTGGACGTTGAAGATCAGCATGTTGGTGTTCGACTTCTGGCGGCTTGCGCCGCCGATCGTCAGTTCGAACTCGAGATTGTTCGGGTTCGGGATCTCGTCTGCGGTGACCACATAGGGGCCGAGCACGCTGAACGTGTCGAGCGACTTGCGGTAGCTGCGTTCTTCCGGGCCGCGGATGGTGATGTCGTAACAGATCGCGTAGCCGGCGACGTAGTCGAGAGCATCGGCTTCCGACACGCGAAACGCCTTTTTGCCGATGATGACGGCGAGTTCGATCTCGTGGTCCGTGCGGCGATCCGCCCAGTCGACGACGACGCCTTCCGACGGGCCGACCAGCGAGCTCACCGCCTTCAGGAACACGCCAGCCTCGGCGATCGGCTTGATCTTCATGCCGTGATGCAGCTGGTCGCTGTCCAGCACCTCGTCGAGATGGAGCCGGTAGTTGACCGGGGCGCCGACGATCTTGCCCGGATTGGCGATCGGGCTCAGAAGTGCGACGTCGGACAGCAGCTTCGACGGCGCGGTCTTCGCCATTTCCTCCATGACGGGCCGCAGCTCGGCGAAATGGGCCATGAACTGGTCGCCATGGGGGAAGGGGTAACGGTAGTTCGGCAGGCGATCGAGGACGCTCGTGACGTCCTTCACCTGATCGCCGCCGACCACGCCGAGACGATTATCGTCGTAGCGACAAAAACGCATGATTTCTCTCCCTGATCTCGTTCGCTCAGACGCGGGTGCGGTCTTCGCGGAAATAGCCGAGCTTCTCCTGCGCCACGCGGTCGGAGAAGCAGAATACGACGACGTCTTCGTTGGCCTTGAACGAGCGCCATGACCAGCCCGGCACGACGATCACATCCTTGGGGCCGAAATCGAAGGTTTTAGCGCCGACCGTGATTGAGCCGGTGCCTTCGGCGATGCACATGACGATATGATCCGTCGAACGGATTCTTGCGGTTTCCATGCCTTTCGGGACATGGCTGAGCCATGCCGACATGGTCGGCATCGTCCAGCCGCCGTCGATCGGGTTGGCATAGCGCAGCGTCGTGCCGATATGGGCGTCGATTTCCTCGCCACGCGAGGCGCGGTAAAGGGCCTCGCGGCTGCGCTCATAGGGATAGTTGAAGATCGGGGTCGTCTGGCCATAGGGGCTTGTGCCGCCGATCGGCATCATGCCGGAACCGAAACGGGCGAGCGAGTCACCTTCCGGCCGAAGCAGTTCCTGCTCGGTGTCGTTGGAATCCTCGCGGAACACCGCTTCGAAAAAGGCGATCATCGGCACGTCGAGACCGTCCAGCCATGCGGCCGGGTCAGAGCCGTCATTGCCGTGGTCGTGCCAGGCCCAGACGGGTGTGATGACAAAATCGCCGAATGCCATGCGGGTGCGCTCGCCGCCGACGGTCGTATAGGCGCCTGAACCTTCCAGCATGAAACGCAGCGCCGACGGGGTGTGGCGGTGGGCCGGCGCCACTTCACCCGGCATGATGATCTGGATGCCGGCATAAAGCGTCGAGGTGGCGCGCGACTGGGCCGGGAAGGCGGGGTTTTCGAGGATCAGCACGCGACGCTCCGCCTCTTCGGCGGTCAGCAGGCTGCCGGATTCGAGGATCAGCGGGCGGATGTCGTCGTAACGCCAGCGATGCGCCTGCGCCTTGGAAGCCGGCTCCGGCGGCAGCATGCCCTTCATCACTTCCCAGAGGGGCGCCATGTTGTGCGGCTTGATCCGCGCATAAAATTCCTCCCGTTTCGCAACGGTGGCTGCATCGATCTCGTGCATGAAATCCTCCTCCTTGGCTCCTCCAGCCGGAGATCGTAAGGTATACTAATTAATTTGAGGAGGTCAATCGTGGTGGTGGAGGATGCCGCGGGCTGTACCCGATCTCCCCCCTTGTGGGGGAGATGTCACCAGAGGTGACAGAGGGGGGGGGGGCGCCACGAATTCAACCGTCGAAGAGTATGCTGCGACACCCCCCTCTGCCCTGCCGGGCATCTCCCCCACAAGGGGGGAGATTCAGCCTATCGTCCCGCCGTGCCCTTCGCCCTTGTTGGCTTCGGCTGCGCGGGCGGCTTGACGTTGTCCTCGCCCTTCGCCCCGCGACCCGGCGCACCCAGCCGTTCGGAAAGCCGGTGGGCGGCGGCCATCAGGGCGTCGATCGTCGGTTTCTTGCGGGGGCCGGCGAGCTGTTTGTCGGAGCCGAGCACGGTCATGGTCGCGACGATCCGGCCGCTATAGTCGAAGACCGGCGCGGCGATCGCGGCGAAGCTCGAATTGATGCTGTTGACCGTCATCGCATAACCTTGGTGGCGCACGGTCTCGATGATCTTCTGGATTTCCTTGGTCGTGGTGACGCGCGGCGAGAGCGAGGCCGCGTCATCCGACGCACCCCGCTTGGCAGCAGCGATCTCGTCCTGCCGCACCGCCATGGTCTC
This genomic window from Neorhizobium galegae contains:
- a CDS encoding alpha/beta fold hydrolase, producing the protein MSFELKTIELSGGRLSYHVGGTGQPVVYLHAAGGVMLTEPLRALTGNHTVYAPICPGFDGTEPNESLKTVRDWVAMVAEFAEKLVGPRFDVIGSSFGSWSALWLAAERPKMVDHLILGVPAGFRFEGKGGLPADPDARFKALYAHPQKIKSAPKSPEVMANNGKTYERLANNVQVDEALSARLPSIEAVTLILLGTEDKVVPAEAGAHLKRNIPTSQRAFIFDAAHSIEVDQPERTLRLWADFLKRGPGYVLNQGPEAA
- a CDS encoding NADPH-dependent FMN reductase, which produces MTQARKPFIVGIGGTQRPGSSSELALRHCLAAAERAGAETDLICGAALELPLFDPGVTHRTPAALRLLQSLRRADGIIIATPSYHGGMSGMIKNAIDYTEDMREDARSYFEGRAVGCIVCAAGDQALGATLIGLRSVVHALRGWPTPYAATIKSNEKPFVDGKPARREVAQPLEIVASQVVSFAEMAMASRVDDVAPRLVASN
- a CDS encoding LLM class flavin-dependent oxidoreductase, translated to MKFNFFHLMPYPDYDKLPHEWPVSTHGIDSTRIQALYNEYLDEMVDAENYGFDWVGCNEHHFSPYGLMSNPNLIAGALARQTSKAKIAIVGNLLPLLNPVRVAEEYAMIDVMSGGRLVAGFLRGIPHEYIAYNIPPSESRSRLREATELIIKCWTEDEPFGWEGEHYQFPAVSIWPKPIQKPHPRILMSASNAESAEFVAKMRAIMGITLIQDLSIAKAAIENFKKTARSYGWEPTPDDILVGQQICIADTDEEARHHMAAAQTYFHQTLMRPQRSAQQLVLGQSRYYTEADAGENFQKRLATLRGRTVEEQIEAGSIICGSPQSVIRQIKRLRQELDCGLLNLTVKVGNMPGSVVRRGMELFRDRVAPEVAGL
- a CDS encoding GntR family transcriptional regulator, with the translated sequence MTNETTRDGAKDGATQSAVETAYHRIRHLILTGEMRSGDKLLENQLAAAIGVSRTPIREALNRLNAEGLVVLERYRRGIVADFSLDDAVEIFRLRAILEGHATSRAATRISEAELQRLQELERLMETQFEELGWNEHLEGFDKLNGEFHAVIAAAAESPRLEKILASSLELPASIFNRYSEPVEVRTRRTHAQHREILAALKARNPEWAQAAMNAHLFSLLPSASGSLEHEDGAK
- a CDS encoding spermidine synthase; translation: MLPWIQLDRATIPGEGGELRLKQRGAEFSIMLGSTELMNSRLSGSEEALATLSCERIAGRKNTHMLIGGLGMGFTLRAALGALSDDTRVTIAELVPAVVDWARGPMAEFHKGTLDDPRVDIHVGDVGALIRSRDAAYDAILLDVDNGPDGLTRASNDSLYNHTGLRAAKAALRDNGVLAVWSSAPDAAFTRRLRDVGFAAEEVYVRANGKRGGRHVLWMATNRQ